Proteins co-encoded in one Acidimicrobiales bacterium genomic window:
- a CDS encoding peroxiredoxin: protein MDIGDKAPDFDLPDETGARRRLSEMLEKGPVVLYFYPAAMTPGCTAESCHFRDLAREFEQAGAQRVGISADKVDKQQQFSSKYGFDFPLLSDTDKSVAKAYGVRRGPGLIPNKRTTFVIGTDGLIKDVIRSEINMSKHADKALETLRSLSA from the coding sequence ATGGACATCGGTGACAAAGCACCAGACTTCGACCTGCCGGACGAGACCGGTGCCCGCAGGCGGCTGTCGGAGATGCTCGAGAAGGGGCCGGTCGTCCTGTACTTCTACCCGGCCGCCATGACGCCCGGATGCACAGCGGAGAGCTGCCACTTCCGGGACCTGGCCCGCGAGTTCGAACAAGCCGGCGCGCAACGGGTCGGGATCTCGGCCGACAAGGTCGACAAGCAACAGCAGTTCTCATCAAAGTACGGCTTCGACTTCCCCCTTCTATCCGACACCGACAAGTCGGTGGCAAAGGCCTACGGGGTGCGCCGCGGCCCCGGGCTCATCCCCAACAAGCGCACCACCTTCGTCATAGGCACCGACGGCCTGATCAAGGACGTGATTCGCTCGGAGATCAACATGTCCAAGCACGCCGACAAGGCGCTGGAAACGTTGCGCAGTCTCAGTGCGTAG
- a CDS encoding GNAT family N-acetyltransferase: protein MDYRLATTRDSEEIRAIYNREVLESTVTFDLVPRSPEDQLAWMDEHSGAWPVVVAVDGSGTVRGFGSLSPYRPRPAYRTTVEDSVYVDQQARGQGVGKGLLEELVRLAGAHGFHAVIARIVGGHDASINLHRACGFEVIGVEKEVGRKFGRWLDVVLMQRLVD from the coding sequence GGCTCGCCACGACCCGAGACTCGGAGGAGATCCGGGCCATCTACAACCGCGAGGTCCTCGAGTCCACGGTGACCTTCGACCTGGTGCCGAGGAGCCCTGAAGACCAGCTGGCCTGGATGGACGAGCACAGCGGGGCGTGGCCCGTGGTCGTGGCGGTCGACGGCTCCGGCACCGTAAGGGGCTTCGGGTCCCTATCGCCGTACCGCCCCCGCCCCGCGTACCGGACCACTGTGGAGGATTCGGTGTACGTGGACCAGCAGGCCCGCGGCCAAGGGGTGGGCAAGGGGCTGCTCGAGGAGCTGGTACGCCTCGCCGGGGCTCACGGGTTCCACGCCGTCATAGCCCGGATCGTCGGGGGCCACGACGCGTCGATCAACCTCCACCGGGCGTGCGGATTCGAGGTGATCGGCGTCGAGAAGGAGGTCGGGCGCAAGTTCGGGAGGTGGCTCGACGTGGTGCTCATGCAACGCCTCGTCGACTGA